The Mobula hypostoma unplaced genomic scaffold, sMobHyp1.1 scaffold_36, whole genome shotgun sequence genome window below encodes:
- the LOC134341627 gene encoding zinc finger protein 850-like, with protein MAHQRVHTRERPFTCSDCGKGFTCSSKLKVHQRVHTGERPFTCSDCGKRFTSSSQLKEHQRVHTGERPFTCSVCGKGFPLSSRLLRHQSVHTGEWPHTCSLCGKGFTLPSSLQRHQSVHTGEWPFTCSDCGKQFTWSSHLKIHQRVHTGERPFTCSDCGKGFTRSSQLKVHQRVHTGERPFTCSDCGKGFIESFQLKAHQQVHTGERPFTCSDCGKGFKRLAHLLTHRSVHTGERPFTCSDCGKGFTEPSQLKVHQRVHTGERPFTCSDCGKGFTQSSQLKVHQRVHSGERPFTCSDCGKRFTCSSQLKVHQQVHTWERPFTCSNCGKGFTKSYRLKVHQRVHTGERPFTCSDCGKGFTRSSALRRHQSVHTGKRPFTCSVCGKGCTDSFELKAHQRVHTGERPFSCSDCGKGFTLSSQLKVHQRIHTGERPFTCSDCGKGFTQLASLQAHRSVHTGERPFTCSDCGKGFTVSFQLMAHQRVHTGERPFTCSDCGKGFSQSSTLQRHQQVHTGERPFTCSDCGKGFKRFAHLLTHQRIHTGRGHSPERPFTCSDCGKGFTHSSNLQKHQRVHTGERPFTCLDCGKQFTLSSQLKVHQRVHTGVRPFICSECGKGFTQSSTLQRHQQVHTGERPFICSECGKGFTMSSKLKVHQRIHTRERLFTCSVCGKGFTQSSVLLRHQSVHTGKRPFTCSDCGKGCTDSSQLKAHQRVHTGERPFTCSDCGKGFTRSSHLKVHQQVHTGERPFTCSICGKGFTSSSHLLRHQSVHTGERPFTCSVCGKGFTSSSHLLRHKSVHTRE; from the exons atggctcaccagcgagttcacaccagggagcgaccattcacctgctcggactgtgggaagggattcacttgttcatctaaactgaaggtacatcagcgagttcacactggggagaggccattcacctgctcagactgtgggaagagattcacttcgtcatcccaactgaaggaacatcagagagttcacactggggagaggcccttcacctgctcagtctgtgggaagggattccctTTGTCATCTcgcctactgagacaccagtcagttcacaccggaGAGTGGCCACACACCTGCTCactctgtgggaagggattcactttgcCATCctccctacagagacaccagtcagttcacactggagagtggccattcacctgctcagactgtgggaagcaaTTTACTTGGTCATCCCATctgaagatacatcagcgagttcacactggagagaggccgttcacctgctcagactgtgggaagggattcactcggtcatctcaactgaaggtacatcagcgagttcacactggggagaggccgttcacctgctcagactgtgggaagggattcattgaatcatttcaactgaaggcacaccagcaagttcacactggggagaggccattcacctgctcagactgtgggaagggattcaaacGGTTAGCTCACCTGCTGACACAccggtcagttcacactggggagaggccattcacctgctcagactgtgggaagggattcactgagccatctcaactgaaggtacatcagcgagttcacaccggggagaggccattcacctgctcagactgtggaaagggattcactcagtcatctcaactgaaggtacatcagcgagttcactccggggagaggccattcacctgctcagactgtgggaagcgaTTTACttgctcatcccaactgaaggtacatcagcaagttcatacttgggagaggccattcacctgctcaaactgtgggaagggattcactaagTCATATagactgaaggtacatcagagagttcacactggggagaggccgttcacctgctcagattgtgggaagggattcacacgGTCATCTGCTCTacggagacaccagtcagttcacactggcaagaggccattcacctgctcagtctgtgggaagggatgcaCTGATTCATTTGAACTgaaggcacaccagcgagttcacaccggagagaggccattttcctgctcagactgtgggaagggattcactttgtcatctcaactgaaggtacatcagcgaattcacaccggggagaggccattcacctgctcagactgtgggaagggattcacacagTTAGCTAGCCTACAAGCACACCGGTCAGTCcatactggggagaggccattcacctgctcagactgtgggaagggattcactgtgTCATTTCAACTgatggcacaccagcgagttcacactggggagaggccattcacatgctcagactgtgggaagggattctctcagtcatccaccctacagagacaccagcaagttcacactggggagaggccattcacctgctcagactgtgggaagggattcaaacGGTTCGCTCACCTGCTGacacaccagcgaattcacacggggagaggccattcacct gaaaggccattcacctgctcagactgcgggaagggattcactcactcatccaacctacagaaacaccagcgagttcacactggagagaggcctttcacctgcttggactgtgggaagcaATTTACTTTGTCATCGCAActtaaggtacatcagcgagttcacactggggtgaggccgttcatctgctcagaatgtgggaagggattcactcagtcgtccaccctacagagacaccaacaagttcacactggggagaggccgttcatctgctcagaatgtgggaagggattcactatgTCAagtaaactgaaggtacatcagagaattcacaccagggagaggctgttcacctgctcagtctgtgggaagggtttCACACAGTCATCTGttctactgagacaccagtcagttcacactggcaagaggccattcacctgttcagactgtgggaagggatgcactgattcatctcaactgaaggcacaccaacgagttcacactggggagaggccattcacctgctcagactgtgggaagggattcactcggtcatctcatctgaaggtacatcagcaagttcacaccggggagaggccattcacctgctcaatctgtgggaagggattcacttcttcatctcacctactgagacaccagtcagttcacaccggggagaggccattcacctgctcagtctgtgggaagggattcacttcgtcatctcaTCTACTGAGACACAAGTCAGTTCATACCAGGGAGTAG